One Hemibagrus wyckioides isolate EC202008001 linkage group LG07, SWU_Hwy_1.0, whole genome shotgun sequence DNA segment encodes these proteins:
- the senp3b gene encoding sentrin-specific protease 3b, which translates to MRDSGASLAPNRWQGELSLTVSHEGSGGGMAGGHLLGPDSPPNAQSAMDFKVGHKERGWTGEYIETDEMDEEDGFDEEEEEEELEEDQLDEGEEISSECAPVEEEEEGMVDWQDPHESLPQMAHYYQNFSPSNKEQDKPEARDVPERSLWARLHGLRQQRLKRWRRLRASTRLRFRLAQSWKTWRQRAQWVGTLGYRRARRWRQYNLYQSRQRRDQGSNSSRAQTANESETEAPFSDLNGYHGIPQSSSVVSAGNSERQDFPSVSMQRVEMALTKEHVSCVQGILDESLHKYGSLIPIHTDDIVEQLQEIFNESFSQAYRKAEVHQIIQSYQRSPGMSMVRGFSVNYKRHVLTMDDLSTLYGQNWLNDQVMNMYGDLVMDSVPEKVHFFNSFFYDKLRTKGYEGVKRWTKNVDIFSKDLLLIPIHLEVHWSLVSVDIKQRFITYFDSQRTLNRRCPKHIFKYLQAEAIIKQQRDFLTGWRGFFKMNVGRQNNDSDCGAFVLQYCKCLALGQPFSFSQQDMPKLRRIMYKELCHCKLSL; encoded by the exons ATGAGGGACAGCGGGGCAAGCTTGGCTCCAAACCGCTGGCAGGGTGAGCTCTCTTTGACTGTCAGCCATGAAGGCAGTGGTGGAGGTATGGCAGGAGGACACCTATTGGGCCCTGATTCCCCTCCTAATGCCCAAAGTGCTATGGACTTCAAAGTGGGCCACAAGGAGAGGGGGTGGACTGGAGAATACATAGAGACTGATGAGATGGATGAAGAGGATGGAtttgatgaagaagaagaagaggaggagttAGAAGAGGACCAGTTGGATGAAGGTGAGGAGATCAGCTCTGAATGTGCTCCAgtagaagaggaggaggagggaatGGTGGACTGGCAAGACCCACACGAATCGTTGCCACAAATGGCACATTACTACCAAAACTTTTCACCATCAAATAAGGAGCAAGACAAACCTGAAGCCAGAGATGTCCCTGAGAGATCCCTGTGGGCTCGGCTTCATGGCCTCAGGCAGCAAAGGCTGAAGCGGTGGAGGAGGCTCCGGGCCTCGACTCGGTTGCGTTTCCGGCTGGCTCAGAGCTGGAAAACATGGCGGCAGCGGGCACAGTGGGTCGGCACACTTGGATACAGACGGGCCAGGCGGTGGCGTCAGTATAATCTTTATCAAAGCAGGCAGAGGCGGGATCAAGGGTCAAACAGCTCTAGAGCACAGACTGCAAATGAAAGTGAGACAG AAGCTCCTTTTAGCGATTTGAACGGGTATCACGGCATTCCCCAGTCCAGCTCAGTAGTCAGTGCTGGAAACAGCGAAAGGCAAGATTTCCCCTCAGTTTCCATGCAAAGAGTGGAGATGGCCCTCACTAAAGAGCATGTGTCCTGTGTCCAAG GCATTTTGGATGAGTCTCTCCATAAATATGGCAGTCTGATCCCTATACATACTGATGATATCGTGGAGCAGCTACAGGAGATCTTCAATGAGAGCTTCTCTCAAGCTTACAG GAAAGCAGAGGTGCACCAGATAATCCAGTCCTACCAGAGGTCCCCAGGTATGAGCATGGTGCGAGGGTTCAGTGTTAACTACAAGCGCCATGTTCTCACTATGGATGATCTCAGCACTCTCTATGGACAAAACTGGCTCAATGACCAA gTTATGAACATGTATGGAGACCTTGTAATGGATTCCGTGCCAGAGAAG GTCCATTTCTTCAACAGCTTCTTTTATGATAAGCTGCGAACTAAAGGTTACGAAGGAGTTAAAAGGTGGACAAAAAAT GTTGACATCTTTAGCAAGGACCTTCTGTTGATTCCCATTCACCTGGAAGTACATTGGTCACTTGTGTCAGTGGATATCAAACAGCGTTTCATCACTTACTTCGATTCCCAGCGAACTCTTAACCGGCGGTGTCCCAAG CATATTTTTAAGTACCTCCAGGCAGAAGCTATTATAAAACAGCAGAGAGATTTCCTCACTGGGTGGAGAGGCTTTTTCAAAATG AATGTAGGAAGGCAGAATAATGACAGTGACTGTGGGGCTTTTGTCCTTCAG TACTGTAAGTGTCTGGCATTGGGACAGCCCTTCAGCTTCAGTCAGCAGGATATGCCTAAACTGAGAAGAATCATGTACAAAGAGCTCTGTCACTGCAAGCTCTCACTGTGA
- the eif4a1a gene encoding eukaryotic translation initiation factor 4A1A, whose translation MSAQHEHRPRDNGPEGMEPDGVIEGNWKEVVDSFDDMNLRENLLRGIYAYGFEKPSAIQQRAILPCIKGYDVIAQAQSGTGKTATFAISILQQIDIELKGTQAMVLAPTRELAQQIQKVVLALGDYMGATCHACIGGTNVRNEVQKLQADVPHIVVGTPGRVFDMLNRRYLSPKYIKMFALDEADEMLSRGFKDQIYEIFQKLSTDIQVILLSATMPQEVLDVTTKFMRDPVRILVKKEELTLEGIRQFYINVEREEWKLDTLCDLYETLTITQAVIFINTRRKVDWLTEKMHARDFTVSALHGDMDQKERDLIMKEFRSGSSRVLITTDLLARGIDVQQVSLVINYDLPTNRENYIHRIGRGGRFGRKGVAINMVTEDDKRTLRDIETFYNTTVEEMPMNVADLI comes from the exons ATGTCGGCTCAACATGAACATAG ACCTAGAGACAATGGCCCCGAGGGCATGGAGCCAGATGGAGTCATTGAG GGCAACTGGAAGGAGGTTGTCGACAGCTTTGATGACATGAACCTGCGTGAGAATCTTCTCAGGGGAATATATGCCTATGGTTTTGAGAAACCTTCTGCCATTCAGCAGAGGGCTATTCTCCCTTGTATCAAGG GGTATGATGTCATCGCTCAGGCTCAGTCCGGAACAGGGAAGACAGCCACGTTTGCCATCTCCATCCTGCAACAGATTGATATTGAGTTGAAGGGCACTCAAGCCATGGTCCTTGCTCCGACCAGAGAGCTTGCTCAACAG ATCCAGAAGGTGGTTCTTGCCCTTGGAGACTACATGGGTGCTACCTGCCATGCCTGCATTGGTGGCACTAACGTCCGTAACGAGGTGCAGAAGCTCCAGGCTGACGTGCCCCACATAGTGGTTGGAACTCCTGGACGTGTCTTTGACATGCTTAACCGACGCTATCTCT CTCCCAAATACATCAAGATGTTTGCATTGGATGAAGCTGACGAGATGTTAAGCCGCGGATTCAAGGACCAAATCTACGAGATTTTCCAGAAGCTGTCTACTGACATTCAG GTTATTCTGTTGTCAGCCACCATGCCCCAGGAGGTGCTGGATGTCACCACAAAGTTTATGCGTGATCCAGTAAGGATCCTGGTCAAGAAAGAGGAGCTGACCCTGGAGGGTATTCGTCAGTTCTACATTAATGTGGAGAGGGAG GAGTGGAAATTGGACACTTTGTGTGACCTGTACGAGACATTGACTATCACTCAAGCTGTTATCTTCATTAACACTCGCCGGAAGGTGGACTGGCTGACTGAGAAGATGCATGCTAGAGATTTCACAGTCTCTGCTTTG CATGGTGATATGGACCAGAAGGAGAGAGATTTAATTATGAAGGAGTTCCGCTCTGGCTCCAGTCGTGTCCTCATCACCACTGACCTGCTG GCTCGTGGCATTGATGTGCAGCAGGTTTCCCTGGTCATCAACTATGATTTGCCCACAAACAGGGAGAACTACATTCACAG GATTGGGCGTGGTGGCCGTTTTGGCAGGAAGGGTGTTGCTATCAACATGGTGACTGAGGATGACAAGCGCACGCTCCGGGACATTGAGACCTTCTACAACACCACCGTGGAGGAGATGCCCATGAATGTGGCTGACTTGATCTGA